Proteins encoded together in one Juglans regia cultivar Chandler chromosome 9, Walnut 2.0, whole genome shotgun sequence window:
- the LOC108997525 gene encoding transcription factor MYB106-like: MGRTPCCNADGMNRGPWTPEEDKKLLAYIQQYGCGSWRCLPRKAGLQRCGKSCRLRWNNYLRPDIKRGQFSLLEDRTIIQLHALLGSRWSAIATHLPKRTDNEIKNYWNTHLKKRLAMMGIDPVTHKPKGTVLESANGDPKSASNLSHMAQWENTRLEAEERLVRESQLCYQLYDLPPGFSSGRSSAAASGMLLNETTTSKLAPPRCLDVLKVWESVMLESMLAAGIDHHGGVDSGSVFGLGMGGNSDIASEVSALGFLEINARDHQTYLNEFNEISTMQLHKMNLATGDVGDRQHHHDHDGVFNNLGNHILSANSLITGSAGSGSSNAVEERARDEKNYWHDIINTGSY, encoded by the exons ATGGGAAGGACTCCATGCTGCAACGCCGATGGGATGAACCGAGGTCCATGGACACCGGAAGAAGACAAGAAACTCTTAGCCTATATTCAACAATATGGCTGTGGAAGCTGGCGTTGTTTGCCACGAAAAGCAg GTCTTCAAAGATGTGGGAAGAGCTGCAGACTGAGATGGAATAATTACCTCAGACCTGATATTAAGAGGGGGCAGTTCAGTTTACTTGAAGACCGAACCATCATCCAACTTCATGCTCTTCTTGGCAGCAG aTGGTCCGCTATAGCCACACACTTGCCAAAGAGAACTGACAACGAGATCAAGAATTACTGGAACACACATCTTAAGAAAAGGTTGGCCATGATGGGCATCGATCCAGTTACTCACAAGCCAAAAGGCACCGTTCTTGAGTCTGCAAATGGTGACCCCAAAAGCGCATCCAATCTTAGCCACATGGCTCAGTGGGAGAACACTCGGCTTGAGGCCGAAGAAAGACTAGTCAGAGAGTCACAGTTATGCTACCAATTATACGATCTACCGCCAGGCTTTTCTTCAGGAAGATCATCTGCTGCAGCCTCGGGGATGCTACTCAATGAAACAACCACCAGTAAACTCGCACCCCCACGTTGCCTTGACGTTTTGAAAGTATGGGAAAGCGTGATGTTAGAGTCGATGCTAGCTGCAGGAATTGATCATCATGGTGGCGTCGATTCTGGTTCCGTTTTTGGTCTTGGCATGGGTGGCAATTCTGATATTGCCTCTGAGGTATCTGCATTAGGTTTCTTGGAGATCAACGCAAGGGATCATCAAACGTACTTAAATGAATTCAATGAAATATCAACCATGCAGCTCCACAAGATGAATCTGGCTACTGGGGACGTTGGAGATCGTCagcatcatcatgatcatgatggtgtttttaataatttgggCAACCATATTTTATCTGCAAACAGCTTGATTACAGGCAGTGCCGGAAGTGGATCAAGTAATGCTGTCGAGGAACGTGCAAgagatgagaagaattattggCATGATATCATTAATACGGGGAGTTATTAG